Part of the Manis javanica isolate MJ-LG chromosome 9, MJ_LKY, whole genome shotgun sequence genome, acaaaagaatgcCATATGAGTTGCTCAAATTAACGCCATGTTACCAAAGGCAGAGAAACTTACTTTTTCTTCCAATTATTAACATGCTTTACATATCATTTATCACTTTCTTAGTGATTGAAAGTCTCCCACCTCACCACTCCTTCCTACCTGCCCCACCagaaacaagtttttttttctcatacatGCCATCCTTAAAGTGTAATCTTTGGGCATACTGCGTAAGCAATGTTTATCATCTGGCAGTATTCATACTGTTTTGGGCATAAATAACTTGCTGAAATTTTATaggaaaatacacacatactAATATTGTTTTAAATCTGCCAAATTTCACTCTTATTTAAAGTGTGTGTACGGGGTGTGTGGGGAATGACCTAACAGGTCCTCAAAAGAAAGGCTTAATTAAGTATACTAAGTTTTCCTGCTTCAGTTTCTAACATTTATATTCAAATGATTATAAAGACCTTTATATGAAAAAGAATGGCATGTATTATAGCTTATAGAGAACTATGCGATATTCACAGGCTCTAACACACAGCAGAAACTTAACCAAATGAAACTCACAATACTGTCCCTGCTTCAGCAACTCAGTCAGACGCACACCACGACTCAGGAGTTGCTGAGTGGCAGCATCAAGGTCAGAACCAAATTGGGCAAAAGCAGCAACCTCACGATACTGAGCCAATTCCAGTTTCATGGTACCTGCCACCTGAAATACAGAAATAGTTAACTCatacagcagaaaaaaaatacttacctCAGGGACACAAAACGCTGTACAAATACAACTGTCATTTTAACCTAATGAtaccccttttcctttccttgacATGATGCAAATTACCTGCTTCATGGCTCTGGTCTGAGCAGCAGATCCGACGCGGGACACAGACAAACCAACATTAATAGCAGGGCGAATACCTTTGTAGAACAATTCTGTTTCCAAGAAGATCTACAATGTAAGGGGAATAGGTATTAAGCAAGCTTAAAGAAATCAACTATTTCGAAAAATTAAGACACTGCCAAAAAACTGAAGCCCCAAATCTCCAAGGAAGAATGCTAAGTGCCTTCTTAGGGCAAAGAGCCCCTTAAATTCTTCACAACCCAAATCAACCTACATATTCTATTGCTGAGATTAGAGATGCATGAAATGAGGGGGAAAAGGgtaatatttctattaaaatatatacaggtGATGTTTATCTCTGAGATTCATTTCAAAATTATCTAGGAGAGAGAATAGTAGCAAGTATAAATGAAGCCAATAACGAAGTACGCTATACCATTCTCCTTACTTTtgtatacatttgaaattttctacAACAAAATGTAAAAGGCATTTAAAACAAATTCACAAAGACTATCATCAACAATTGTCTTAGAATCATCTaacacttttatatttattttaatcataaaaCGATACCTGTCCATCAGTGATGGAAATGACATTTGTCGGAATGTAAGCAGACACATCACCAGCTTGTGTTTCTATGACTGGTAAAGCAGTCAAGGAGCCACCACCAAAAGAATCATTCATTTTGGCTGCTCTCTCTAGCAGACGGGAGTGCAGGTAGAACACATCACCAGGATAGGCCTCACGACCAGGGGGTCGGCGAAGCAACAGAGACATCTGACGGTAAGCGACAGCCTATGGTGTAGAAGAGGGTTGTGAAATTCACCAATTACACAGAAGCTACATTTGTCAATTTTCATTGTGGTGCAAATAAACAGAttctaaaaatacatttcctttgACCTGTTTGGATAAGTCGTCATAGATGATCAAAGCATGCTTGCCATTATCCctaaaatattctcccatagaaCAGCCAGAATAAGGAGCCAGATACTGAAGTGGGGCAGCATCAGAGGCAGTAGCCGAAACCACAATGGTATACTTCATGGCATCTGAGGagataaattttaagttttacaaGGTTATCAATACTGTGATTTTAAATTAGAGTCTACTATAAATAAGATACCTGATTTTTTGTTACCGATTTACTAGTAAGATTAACCAAGATCATATAGCTTctaatttaaagaacaaaacctcaacatttactgttttattcaattttttttaaatttgctgatTTATACTAAAATTCCAGTTCATCAGGGAGTAATTAACATCAGCCTTCATGAAGTAGAAGCTATCCTCAGATTAGCAGCAACAGGACCCCCAAACAAAAGCAACGCGACTTAGTTCTTCAATACCTGCATCTGTAAGTCTCTTTACCAACTGGGCAACAGTGGATCTCTTTTGACCAATAGCAACATAGATACAGTACAGCTTCTTCTTTTCATCAGATCCATCATTGAAACGTTTCTGGTTAATGATTGTGTCAATAGCAATTgatgttttgctttaaaaagagaaagtaaacgTAAATCCTACTAAATACTTCAAAGGATTCTCCAACTTAAATTTCATTACTACTATTAATCCTCATATCACATTCTACTCTCCCCATCATATCCAAGCAGTTTTCATTTCAACTCTAAAAAGTTATCTTCCCATAGCAAATTTTAGATGGAAGTTTTAACAAGCTAGTGAGTCTTTTACCCAGTTTGTCGGTCACCAATAATGAGCTCACGCTGACCACGACCAATTGGCACCAAACTGTCCACAGCCTTGATGCCAGTCTGCATTGGTTCCCTCACAGAGATTCGAGGAATGATCCCAGGGGCTTTCAGGCCAACTCGCCTACGGGTCTTGGAACCGATTGGACCCTGttaaacaataaaaaggaatcccCCAAACAATCAGTTTTGATGTTAGGTAGAAGCTACAACCACATCTAATACATGCTGAACCTACCTTTCCATCAATGGCATTACCAAGGGCATCTACTACACGACCCAACAGCTCCTCGCCTACTGGAACATCCACAATAGCTCCTGTTCTCTTCACAATATCTCCTTCCTTAATTAGTTTATCATTTCCAAACACGACAACACCAACATTGTCAGGTTCCAAGTTCAGAGACATACCCTACACAAAAGACACAATTGAACATACACTGAGTGGCAGCTCTTCCCATATACCAACCCTACACAGAAAGACAATAGCTGGGATAAAAAAAGGTAGGGTTGTCCTTCAGATCTGGCTTCAGTATTCTTCCACGGACCAACCAACCTTTGGTTAAGACTTTTAAAACAGCAACATGTTCCCTTGAATCATCTTAGGAAAGCATAGTGTAAGTCTAGCATGTTCCATGTCACATCTTCGAGGAACTgaagaagcaaagaaattaaCAGTTTGAGCTTTTCCCACTGCATTTCTTTTGACTATGGCTTTTAAACTGGATTATCAGTACAAAAAAAGTGATCAAGCAGAACTAGGAATTCTAAGATACTGCTGACTGACATCTCTTGTGCTCCACAGAACAGTTGAAAAATTTATAATCCTAACCTGTGCTCATCAGGTCagtaaaagtgaaattaaaagcTACTCTATCAAGAACAAATTTTCATTATATAACAGCAAGGAATCCTCTCTCATCATTGCAACCgtatttcaaaatattgagaTTTTAGGTCTCTAATCATGACTAAAACAAAATGTTCTTCTAAGAACCAAGTCCCATCAGTAATGAAAGCTCTGGAGAAGTACTTAAGAATTGTACTAGGAATTAGCTTTCTAATGAACAAACTAATAAGAGtagtaaaaaatatattagtttcactattaataaattttaacaagCTAGCAGGAATATCATGGAGTATCACTGCAGGTATAAAATCTTCAGTCTAGTCTTTGATGTTCAAAAGCATAGTCACTATACACATGTGGCTATCTGAAATGTTTATATAGTCACTAtgcacatgtggctatttaaaatttttattaataaatgccACGTTACCAAAGTCAGAGAAACTTCTTCCTCCAATTATTGTCTCTACATATCACCTACTCTTTTTCAGTGAGAAACTCCACATTTTACATGCTCAAGAGCCTCATATGTATGTTTAGTATGTACTCATACATATGGTATGTTTAATATAGTATGACGTATTATCTTAAACAGCAGAGATGTATATTTTCATCATTGCAGGAAGTTCTGGTCTATCTGATACTGGTCCAGACTCTTGAATCTTAAAAGCTAAAAGGAAACTCAAGAGTTCATCTACCACAGCCTCACCTTTCAaagacatacatatacacactgaaAAACAAGAGGTTAAATTTTTAGCCAAGGTCTTACGGCTATTGATAAAATTTTTGGCTCTATAATTAGTCTTCCACATCAAAACGCATTTCCCATACTGGACACTAGCAACTAGACCAAGACTATCTTTTCCCTGTGTGCTAAGTGGATAACCTTAATTAATGACCATGGTCCATCTGGAAAGCATGCTCCGCTTTCCTCAGAGAACCCATGACACCTACAACTTTTCTCATCCCACGAGGCTCAACCTAATACAAATAAGTGGACATGTATCATCAGGGGGCTTCTGATAATACCACTAACTCACCTCTCAACAATAGGTCTACTCTTACCAGAAATATGAAGTCAACCACTTTCAACTTACCACCAGAATTGAATTTAAATGAAACTATCAAATGCTTGTGTGCAAGATCATCTTTATGGCTACAAGAACATGCCTGATTTCTTAGAATCTGGGTGAAGGTTTTACCCAATTTTATAGTTCGGCACTAGTGGCTTTGGCACTTTTGTGAGTATCAGCCCCAGAGTAAAAACCTTGGTTAGTCAAACCctgaagttttttcttttcccagcCTGTAATAATGACAAAAACAATTAAGCAGATTgggatttaaatatttttttaaaaatctctgaattACTAAAGAATAACTAAAACAACAACCTTAAAATACCAAAATCTCATTTCATAAATTACCTTTAAACCTGAAGAAAACTCTACCATTTCTTCAGCTTGAACATTTCTCAGCCCATGTACACGGGCAATACCATCACCAATACTTAATACACGCCCAGTCTCCTCAAGGTCAACAGAGGTATCAGCTCCAAGAATGCGTTCTTCAAGAATAGATGACACCTCGGCAGTGCCTATTGAGGGGAAAATTCCATTACAAAAATAACCTAGCCCCAAGATCTTTTCAAATCCATTTCCCCAACAACATAATTAAAACCATGGTTTTGTCAGCATTacaatcaaattattttaaaatgtaatatacatagttgtttttaaaaaaaagcttggtATCTACCACTAATATGAAAACAAATCCAGTGATTAAGAATTTCACAAAAGTAAACCAAGTAAGATGCTAATAAAATTAAgcaattgcattaaaatatttttttatcttctgcTCCTTTGGTTTAATTTCTAATGAACCTGTATCTATGCTGAAATCTGATCTTTTGGTCAAACTctattaaatgcttattttagaaatacagtCAATTTTAAGAAGCAACCATTAACAAAGCTTAAGACTCTTTCCCTTTACAAGCATACAGGCAGTTACTGTTCCTTTACCTTACCATGAAGGAgatatatttacttattaaatCTTTAGTTCAAAAGTCTAAATACAGATGTCCAAAGAAATTCCCTAATCTACAGCATTTCCTATGTTCACCTCCCGTCTCTATCACATTTGCAATGAGCAAATTCATAGACTGCCAGGTATAGACTAGCTGTCTTTGAAAACATAAAGGTAAAAACTGCTtactttttcctaaattttattagaagagaaaaaaagaagtcctCCATAGATCAGAAAGCATGCCCAGCACCTTATATGTGTACTTTGTTTCTTatcaaaaaagataagaaaaaaattgcattaaCATTAAAAGGGGAATATATCACCGTAGAGTTCATTTCACACTAGAATGAGGGAACCTACAAAGGCAGAGCTAAATGGCATGTTATGGGTTAAGAAACTAAGattcctgaaagaaaaattaataaatggaaataaaaaacccACAACAGTTATCTAACCTAgtaacttattttattatttaattacaaGGTCCTAAGTGTGGTGTAGACTAGAAATAATGACTTACCGGTCTTCTGAAGATGAATATTTGAGGCATGGAGGTTTCTAGCAGCAATGAAGGATGATCCCAAAGCATTTTTGGAGACCTAGtgcatgaacatttttaaaaacttagtttttaaaaaagtctttataAAACTGGCAAGCttaaacacatgcaggcttagtGTGATCAACTTACAATTAAAATACTAAATACAGTAAAAGTATTTTGCTTAAAACTGGAAGACTTAATTACATGAAAGAGTACTTTTATGTGAAAATTTACTGCCTTCTCCTGGTACACTATAAATTCTCTATAAAAAGCGTATtctgaatgcagcagcccagtttgaaaaagacagatgcacccctatgtttatcacagcactatggaagcaacctaagtgtccatcaatagatgaatggataaagaaaatgtggtacatatacacaatggaatattattcagccataagaagaaaataaatcctatcatttgcaacaacatggagctagagggtattattatgctcagtgaaataagccaggtggagaaagacaagtaccaaataacttcactcatatgtggagtataagaacaaagaaaaactgaaggaacaaaacagcagcagaatcacagaacccaagaatggactaacagttaccaaaggcaaagggactgggcaggaggtgggggaaggaataagggcggggaaaagaaagggggccttacgattagcatgtatagtgtggggggggggcatagtGAGGGAAGTACAACACagacagcatcttactatgctgatggacagtgactgtaatggggtttgtggggggggacttggtgaaggggggtgtctagtaaccattacgttcttcatgtaattgtagattaatgataataaaatgaattttttaaaaagcgtATTCTTAAAATGCACTCTATTTTAAAAGCCAACAGTTaacaaagtattttttcctttaaaggcATCAGGTACTAGTATTTTGACTTCACATATATTTCAGTGGAATTGTGGAAATTCTGAATATAACTGGTTCCTATAAGGGGTAAATCTCTATAGATATtctatacaattaaaaaaaaaggcaaccaaACATTGAGTAAGTAAATTTACATAGAGTTTGATTAGAAACTAAGAGTATGGCTGTGGATTCTTTTTACTGACTTCAACAAAGCCTGCAGCAATGTGGACCTCTCGTTCAAGTTGTCATGCTGTGATTGGTCACTGTCCTCTCTGAAGCTACTACTTTCTATAGGACCTGGACGAAAAGcgttaaaaatgtttttgctagCGGTGGTATTAGGGCAGAAAAATAGCTAGTATGTTTATTtcacttttgaaactgaaattatgtTTGAGATGAAAAAATTAACGTAGAGGCATTTACATAGAACTTAAAGGGTTATGCTCCTAACTTCAAGAGATAAATAATGAAGGGCATTAACCTCTACAGGCATTTTCTATGTTCTATTGAGCTCTCAATCGCTAACGATTCCTCAAGGACGAAATCTTTACGTCAAAGTTCCACCAAGCAAAGTCTTTGTTAGACTGAGACAATTTAGAAAACAGCTTCACTTATATCACGGTACTGGCTATATGAAATGCGTATTTGCACCAGTACGGTGTTTTCACAAACGTTTCAATATTCAACACGAAGAGACCGCCTATTGAAGTATTCAGAAAACAACCTTCTTTTGCTTTCCTGTGAACCGACCTCCGAGCAGAGGTGAAATGCCGGAGCTCGCGCTGACCTTCATACAATGTCAGGGTTCCCTAGTTCGCTTCAACTTGGGTTGACAAGTGCTCTGCCCTATAGCTACGGAGTCCCGGACAATTAGCGGGCCCAAGTCTCGCCGTTTCGGAGCAGGTATAGAGCGCAAACCTTGACCTTCACCTAAGGCCACTCTCAGCCAAAAATGGAAATCTTCCGGAGGCCCCGTGTCTACAGAGGATCGAGGTCACTGTCTCCCCTGTACCACTCTGCACCATACTGCACAGCTGGCGAGCACAAGCGCCGTTCTGCAAGCGGCCCTGCTCAGCTGCCCGCACTGCAAGATGGCGGTGCCCGCCACAGCCCCTCACCCTCCTTGCAGAAGAGCTCCGGAGGCAAAGTTCCACTACTCACCCGCAGCCACAGCCGCCTCCGGGCCACCCCCTTCCCACCGGCTCGCCGCACTCACCAGCCCCGCCCGCCGAGGTAGGGCGCGAGCCACGGCCGCGGCAACGCGCACGGACAGCATCTTTGCAGCCTCTACTCTGAGGGTTCCTCTGCAGCCGCAGCCTCCGAACTGACTGGGACAAAATGGCCGATCAGAAGCAGGGAAGGTCAAGGCAGCCGGCCCACCTGACCCGGAAGTACCGCCCCTCGCTTTCACCCGGACGCGAATCCGCCTTTTGCTAGCGGATAAGTAAAGGggtgtgtgctttttttttttttaaggataatttTTAGATTCAAACTTCAAAATGAGTGATTAGACCTTTGCCAGCTTCGGCCCAGGCATTCGTTTACACATTTGTTTTGATCTTTCCAGTCGACCTTGTTGCCTCTGGAGACCACGTGGGTAGCGGGCCCGCTGGATAGCAATTCCCAGGCCCCAAAAGGGGTTCCAGGTGGCGTTGgtgtgttttgccaatgggtttcagccctgggcccgttcactatggattcagtatgaccaaagaaattgatagcaaaacgttctttggggtgaaagggtttattatcaggcttgttctccggtggtaggtcgagcactagcgtctctgcctacacccagagcactgggccgagctctctatatagcacaataatagcttattacctaaaggtgtggaagtggcagccctgcaacaggccagtcacatcatcaggtggttcaagttcagtgaggatcctggccataggaaccccaacttccccacatggTGTCACCCGGCTTGGGGCGTCGCTGGCTTGATGGTGATGGGGTGtcgatggtggtgatccttagaCTGCTCAATCCTTGGTGTTGCACCAGGCAGTAAACAGTTATACCCTGGGACGGGTCAGCCATACGATGTTTCTTTCCGAATTGGTTAACCCGCAGATCGCTGGCCTCACCTCAGATCCTCTGAGTCAAAAATTTGGGGCATTCTAAATTTATGACAAGCACCCACACCATTCAGGGTGATCCAATACACACTCGGGTTGGAGAATCCCAGTTCTTTCTATTTCTATCTAAAAGAACTAGAGCagattgtttaaaaatgttaacagatACAAAGAGGTCAAGTGGTGCTGATCCTACTGAGAATGGTCCGGAGTTAGAAGTCTCACTCCAGATTGGACCAGGACTTAAATTTTCCTCTACAAACAACTGGTTTCGTAACAGTAGGGACTAtacgtttttattttaaatacaatgtaagtgatgggaaaaaagaaaacttcctaTACCTACTCTGAAAGATTGAGGCAGGatttcctctgcctccctgccctaTCCCTCCACACAGAATCTTTGtaatattgagattttttttgtgaTATGTACATAATTTGGGGAACGAGGTATATTGGGTATGTTGTGATAGTAAAGCCCATTAACACTGCCTTCACTTGTAACTGTTCTGAGGACCATCTTTCAGCTTCATCCACCAAAGAGTTGTTTATACCCAAAACCTTAATTTGGGTGGGGCATCTGAATACCCGGATTAAAAGAGTTGTCTCCTAAAACATAGCTTGCAAATGTACAGTCAGCAATCCCTTTCTCTAATATTCTAGGTGAGCTAGGGGTAAATATGAGCATCCTTCTCCTTGTGAGTAGGAACAGGCTAATGAAAAAAATTGGCTTGTATAAACAGCAAAGTTACAGGGATATTTTGTAAAACTTGTGGTGAAATTGGACAAAGGTCATAAAGATAACTTTTTCTCCCATACTCAGAGTCTGTACTAACATCTGAGATTTGTTTACTGAACAGATATACTTTTTgactaaaacaaaatatataagcaagCCAATATGGTATTGGTTAAATTCCTTTGAAAagatttaatcattttaaatatgcatatgaCCTAGAAGAAAGATATTTGGTGCTAAGACTGATCCACAATTTGATGATAAACCACACATCACAGAAAGTTGACTGTGTGGTCTACCCTTCCTCATGTAACACAGTACACTACAGGAGGTTGCAGGCAGCAGTGTGGTATAACCCTAGGACACTGAAACACTCACTTGGACCCAAAACACTGTGGTCAgttcccagctcccagctctaCTACCTAATCTCAGTCATCATTaatccatgtgtgtgtgtttttttaatttaaaaacaggtaaaataaTGTATGTTCATCTGTTTTACAgggttattaaaaaaatgaaacaaaaaacaggaaaactcaacagacacatgaaaagatgctccacatcgctagtcatcagagaaatgcaaattaaaaccacaatgagatatcacctcacaccagtaaggatcgccatcataaaagacaataacaaatgttggcaaggttgtggtgaAAAGGCAACCCTcttacactgcaggtgggaatgtaaattagttcaaccattgtggaaatcagtatggaggttcctcaaaaaactcaaatagaaatatcatttgacccaggaattccactcctaggaatatacccaaagaatgcagcagcccagtttcaaaaagacatatgcacccctatgtttatcgcagcactgtttacaatagccaagaaatggaagcaaccttagtgttcatcagtagatgaatggataaagaagatgtggtacatatacacagtggaatattattcagccataagaagaaaacaaatcctactatttgcaacaacatggacggagctagagggtattatgctcagtgaaataagccggacggagaaagacaagtatcaaatgatttcactcaactgtggagtataagaacaaagaaaaaactgaaggagcaaacagcagcagattcacagaacccaagaatggactaacagttaccaaagggaaagggagtggggaggacaggtgggaagggagggatatggggtggggaaaaagaaagggggcattatgattagcatgtataatgtggggggggcatggggagggctgttcaacacagagaaggcaagtagtgattctacagcatcttactatgctgatggacagtgactgtaatggggtatgtgggggggacttgacttggtgatgggggggtctagtaaacatagtgttcctcatgtaattgtagattaatgat contains:
- the ATP5F1A gene encoding ATP synthase subunit alpha, mitochondrial is translated as MLSVRVAAAVARALPRRAGLVSKNALGSSFIAARNLHASNIHLQKTGTAEVSSILEERILGADTSVDLEETGRVLSIGDGIARVHGLRNVQAEEMVEFSSGLKGMSLNLEPDNVGVVVFGNDKLIKEGDIVKRTGAIVDVPVGEELLGRVVDALGNAIDGKGPIGSKTRRRVGLKAPGIIPRISVREPMQTGIKAVDSLVPIGRGQRELIIGDRQTGKTSIAIDTIINQKRFNDGSDEKKKLYCIYVAIGQKRSTVAQLVKRLTDADAMKYTIVVSATASDAAPLQYLAPYSGCSMGEYFRDNGKHALIIYDDLSKQAVAYRQMSLLLRRPPGREAYPGDVFYLHSRLLERAAKMNDSFGGGSLTALPVIETQAGDVSAYIPTNVISITDGQIFLETELFYKGIRPAINVGLSVSRVGSAAQTRAMKQVAGTMKLELAQYREVAAFAQFGSDLDAATQQLLSRGVRLTELLKQGQYSPMAIEEQVAVIYAGVRGYLDKLEPSKITKFENAFLAHVISQHQALLGNIRTDGKISEQSDAKLKEIVTNFLAGFEA